A window of Benincasa hispida cultivar B227 chromosome 9, ASM972705v1, whole genome shotgun sequence genomic DNA:
GAATTCGACGCCAatcttggtcgtgcttacctcttaAATCAATCTGGTGCAATGCTAAGAATGTATAGAACAACGAAGGTATCGTTTGTTGCAGACCGAACTGTCTCAACACATGATCTGGATGatgtcactctactatatgagagcatataagagggctaacggtcaaccaaatgtcttcaccatcacgacaGTAATCAGATAGTGATGACCAAATATCTTGTGTGTATGGCATCCAATtaatctaacaaaaaaaaaaaaagataattatacatccaaaatgttttaaatattcatatatttgttaCCTGATTGTGGATCAGTCTGTCAAATATTTTTCGGTATActagcaacatatttgctgactaTTCAAAGGTAGATAATACACCActtcatctaaaattataaaaaaatacaattaaatattcttacataaaatgataacgaaataaatatataaataaaataatacttgtCACTAAGTAACGATGACCTGGGGCCTGTAACTAGACCTTTGGTGCTATAATTAGAAATCTATCATAAACCCATACTTGTAGTACTATCAGCAGTCCTGCTATTTCCAACGCTTGTGCATTGGTAGCCCAATAAAGTTCTCTATAAAACCATGCAAGACAGGCACCCCATGAGTACGTACCAGCATGCTCGAAATAGACAGTAGCGGGAGAAACATGAGATGTACTAGAGTGTTCGACTTGTCAGCGAACAAAAATCATCCAATAAGCTGCATaatgtatgctcgtgcatacctaCGTACGTTGATGTCGTTGGCATCGGGAGGTAATTCTGGAAACTGGGATGTCAATCACAGGATACTTAATCTTGACCCTTTTAGATCATTGATAGATCGCCTAAGAGCTCATCACAAACATTCTTCCAATCATATTGTAATGAACCTGTCAATGGTTCTCCGTCCACTCGTAACCCAAACTGAATGGCAACATCCTGCAATGTAATTGTACATTCCCCACAaggcaggtgaaatgtgtgggttttTGGTCTCCAACGCTCAACTAAAGCAGTAATGAGGTGTCAATCAAGTTGGATAAATTTGATCTatgcaaccccaagaaaactTATCTGTTCAACGTAGGGAATAATACgttgatcaaatgggatagtataTAGTGCAAATGCCTCCCTTCTCCGACAACTCAAAACTACGGTAGAAGAACTATCTCATATCGATGGTGAACGATgcatattttgttgatatagttgTCCAGGATTAGAAGGATCAGGCTCCATTACCttagaagttcaaattacattacataataaaatccatcacataacaaaatctattttttaagaatgaattagataaaataaagtcattacataaaaagtacaattacataaaaaatataagtacataaaagatacaattacataaaaaatacaagtacataaaagataAAGTATATAAAAGATATCATCCTTCCACTGTTTGCATTTGACATGCAAAATATCTTAATTTGATTCCACTACAATAATCTAATAGTATTCTGTCAAACAGTATTTTTTTTACAGCAAGTTGTAAATCTTATTTAGTATTAAATAACATTATTAAACTAGAATTATCTACACATATACTTCTTTCCTCCAAAGTTGACCCTCGTTCACATGTTGAATTAGTAATTTTtcaatctatttgggtgaatATATCTGACGGTACtaactcaagatcatgttcgctttccaaataattcataaCTTCAACATCAATATCACTGTCTCCATCATTTACAGGTTCAAGAATAACTAAATCTTCAGGACgcaaacatatttattatgatttcttcaactgttatagttgacaatatatatataatatatatatataatatatatatgttaatatGTCCAACCCAACAAATAGCCTAATAAATtccaatttctaagttcaacatataagatctaaatattatacatttaaatcaactaaaatctaagatccataaactatacatttaaatcaacccaaataaaatagtatatccATGAATCATTCATTTAATTcagcccaaatgcaaacaaaatgatatatatatatatgaaacaatcattcatttttataaacaaatatatatatatatatatatattcttaaatcaacccaacaaatagGCCAACATAATCATCCAAAAAAATAGTCCAACAAAATcttatttctaagttcaacATATGTCTAAAGATTATACAGTTAAATCATTGATCTATAAACTAGcccaaattcaaataaaatgatatatatatgaagattatacatttaattcatggatccataaactatacattttcgAACTTGATCCTCATTTTaataaacaaatacatatattgagaaaaattaaagaaaaaactttaaTATACTCATAGCTTTCTAAGAAATGGATAAATTTCAATGCTcagttttaataaataaaaacgaaaactaaaatcattatttttctctcattttctagCTACAATGGCTCGAAGGTAAATTTGGTgtcaatatgaatataattaacGGATATAATACATGTACTCTGAGAACAAAAAGTGGGGTTCGAGCCTCCCACCTTACAAATATGAtacattaatatttaatatctaaatccAATCTTATTCTTCACTAATTCAAATACGCTAGAGGTAAGAAACTTGCAAGATTCCTCTTTTCTCCTACAGTAAGATCAATAATTACACTGAAAATTTGGCCTCTCATAggatccaaaaaaaaaaaaaaaggaaaaaaacagagagatatagagaagaagagaaaaagagaaaaaaagaaatctcTAACCAGCAATGTAGGAGGCCTTGATTTATCCAACATCTCTCTTTCAATGCTGACTTATTAACTAATACACaatcttttctttcctttccctTTTGTGTGGAAGGTGAGGAAACAATTTCAACAGAACACATCCAGGTTATCAAAACTAAAATACTCCTCCAAGTCTCCAATGGAAATATTAGTCACTGAATTAGGAATCGAGATGAACCCGGTTTCGAAATCACAACAGAATCCGAACATATCATTCGATTCAAACGTCGGAGACAACTCACTTTCCCTAAAAGGGCTTTGATCGTCTTGAACTTCAGATCCAAACATTGGGGACAGGTCACAAAATTGTTGAAAGAGGCCACCGTCGACATCGTCTAAGTTCTCAGATTTTACCCGAATGGCGTCGGAGCTGAATGTAAAGCTTGAAGGATCATGTAGCTGCTGCAATGGCTTTTGTTCTTGTTTTGGTGGCATTGGGTGTTGAAGTAATGAGTTTGGGTCTTCTTGTGGTGTGTTTGAATGAAGGGCTTTGTTGCAAGTGTGTCTTCCTTTATAGGTTACATCATAAATTGTTGGATCATCGTCTGATTTTTGAACTTGTTTTGTTGCTAAACATCCTTGTGTAAAGCGATGGGAGCATCTAAAATAGCCTCTGCATTAACCAAACACATTAAAATGTTTCAGTCTAAAATTGTTCGGAACGCGACAAAAGTTCTAAATTAGTAACTAAACCccaaacatacatatatacataaaaatacatgcacattttttttccctttccaaTCAAATAATCTATGTTTTGTTCAAAGAAATAGAGATACAGATCAATAAGTCCAAAATTATTCACTTCAAAACATTTTATGATTCTGTTTGATGAACTTTTTCGCtatgtagtttttaaaaacttgttatgAAATTTGGACTCTAACGGAGAGTTTAAATGGAGAGTTTAAATGTTTCCATCAATGAAAAAAGACGAAAACTTAACACCTAtttagtaactattttatttttcgtttttagattttgaaaattaagtctattgtTGTCCCTTCCATCCTAAAAATTTCTTGTTTCCTCATCTATTTTTTCgcaaattttccaaaaatcaagctaagttttgaaaacttgtttttgtttttagaatttggctaagaattcgaATCTTACACTTAAATGTAAAccattgaaagaaaaaatcgaGAAGAactaggcttaattttcaaaaattaaaaaccttATGAATATGAAATGGACCTAAATGTTCCTCAAACGAAGTCTAACGTAACAGTTTTTTCATACAAAAGCCACCAAATCCGAGCACAGACGAACCATTAACACAGTTGAGATATGAGTAATCATTCATACTCCTACATTTGTAATGCATAACAGAACAAAATCATGAACAGAATTAGAagcaaagaagaagataataagTCAAAGAGGTAATAACCTGGGGAATTTAGATCCAAGAATATCCTTTTGGCCATACTTTCTCCAGCTGAATCCATCACAACGAGGACCATCGATGGCAGAGTCAGAAGAAACCTTAACCTGCTCACTCCATTTCACCATTACCTTTCTACAAAACCCCCCAAAATCCAATCAAAATTTCTTCCATATTCAAAACAAACAGAACCCAGAAAACCTAGcaataaccaatcaacaacaaacaGATCAAGTCATTACCTCTTCTTGGACACACCCCTGTCATTCAGAGGAGCAAGGGCGGATTTCACGGAGGCGGCGGCGGCGCCACCACCGGCGAGGGCCAAAAGCGCGTTCTCGTAAGAATGAAGAATCTTATCGATTAAGAGAATGCCAtcggaggaagaagaagaagaagaagaagaaggatgaagATGATTGCGGAGTTGATTAGCGAGTTGTTTGCCTTGGTTAAGCTCTTGGATTAGAGTGAGAAACTC
This region includes:
- the LOC120086910 gene encoding probable WRKY transcription factor 53; this translates as MEFLTLIQELNQGKQLANQLRNHLHPSSSSSSSSSDGILLIDKILHSYENALLALAGGGAAAASVKSALAPLNDRGVSKKRKVMVKWSEQVKVSSDSAIDGPRCDGFSWRKYGQKDILGSKFPRGYFRCSHRFTQGCLATKQVQKSDDDPTIYDVTYKGRHTCNKALHSNTPQEDPNSLLQHPMPPKQEQKPLQQLHDPSSFTFSSDAIRVKSENLDDVDGGLFQQFCDLSPMFGSEVQDDQSPFRESELSPTFESNDMFGFCCDFETGFISIPNSVTNISIGDLEEYFSFDNLDVFC